In Stomoxys calcitrans chromosome 2, idStoCalc2.1, whole genome shotgun sequence, the following proteins share a genomic window:
- the LOC106082128 gene encoding large ribosomal subunit protein bL12m: protein MLSSRVLLRQLASCSARRMFAVEAAAPAAEAAKNLTPPPPEGVAKPVNPKIENIANSIAALNLLEVSELSSLLKSKLNLPETAFVPQMAAGPARPSAASAGEEEEEAAPKKVQTSFKVKLVKFDEKQKVALIKEVKNLLEGMNLVQAKKFVESAPTVVKDDIPKDEAEKLKEALTKAGAVIEIE from the coding sequence ATGTTATCCTCCCGTGTGTTATTAAGACAATTGGCTTCATGTTCAGCACGTCGCATGTTTGCTGTCGAAGCTGCTGCTCCTGCTGCTGAGGCTGCCAAGAATCTTacaccaccaccacccgaaGGTGTAGCTAAGCCGGTGaatccaaaaattgaaaatattgccAATAGCATAGCTGCCCTCAATTTGTTGGAAGTTTCCGAGCTGAGTTCGTTGTTGAAGAGTAAACTTAATCTTCCCGAAACTGCTTTTGTACCACAAATGGCTGCAGGCCCAGCCCGACCATCTGCTGCCAGTGCTGGCGAAGAGGAAGAAGAAGCTGCCCCTAAGAAAGTGCAAACCTCGTTCAAAGTCAAACTGGTGAAGTTCGATGAGAAACAAAAAGTGGCGTTGATAAAGGAAGTTAAAAATCTTTTGGAGGGCATGAATTTGGTGCAAGCCAAGAAGTTTGTGGAAAGTGCCCCAACTGTTGTTAAGGATGATATACCCAAAGATGAAGCCGAAAAACTAAAGGAGGCCTTAACGAAGGCTGGTGCTGTTATTGAAATCGAATAA